The genome window CAGATCAGCCAGGTCGACAGGCCCAGCAGTACAACGATGACCTTGGCCGCCTTGCGCAGCTCCTGATCACTGGCATCGGGGCGCAAGTGACCGCGATAAATGTCTTGAGTGATCAGGTCGGTGGTGGCCGCGAGCAGGGAGTCGAGACTGGAGGCGAGGGCGGAGAACACCACGATAAAGACCAATACCGCGCCGCCCACGCCCAGCAGCTTGGCCGCCACCATGGGGCCGATCATGTCGGCGGCCGGCACATTGAGATCCAGCGCCGGGGCGGATAAGGCGACAAAGCCGGCCACGATGGGGATGGGCATCCACATCACGCCGGCGGTGAGATAGGCGGGAAATCCCACCTCTTTACGAAACGCGAAGGCGCGGCTCCACCACACGTTGGAGTGGAATATCTCGCCCACGCCGAACAATAGATTGTTGAACAGAAACATGATGGCGGCGGGCATTAACAGGTTGAGCAGCTCGGGACGTTCCTCGCGCACGGCGCTGTGGATGTCATCGAAGCCGACGTGTTGGATGGCCAGCCAGGCCAGTGCGACGATGCCGACAAGTATCAAGATGGTCTGAATAAAGTCGGTGCCGATGACGGCACGCAGACCGCCGAGCAGGGTGTACGCGACGCAGATGACCAGGATGACCGTCATCCCGAATTGATAGGGAATGCCGGTCAGGGCGTTGATCAGTACCCCGCCGGCCATGCCCAGACTGATCAACCAACCCAGGCCGTAAAACAGGGAGATTACCAAAAATACGCGCCAGGCGGTCTTGCCGTAGCGCAGGCGGATAAAGTCACCGCTGGTATAGCCGTGAGGCAGCAGGCTGCGTATGCGTCGCGCCAGCGGCGCGAACAGCATCAAACCAACCGAGCCCAGGGAATAGCCCACCATGCCCCAGATGCCCAGTTGCAGGGAGAGTTGCGGCGCCGCCATGGTGGTATTGCTGGTGACCCAGGTGGCCATGGCGGTGGCCACGCCCAGGGCCATGCCGACATTACGACCGGCCAACATGAAGTCCTCCAACTCGGTGGCCTTGCGACCCCAATACCAACCGAGTATGACCCACACGACGCTGAAGATGGCCAGGATCAGCCAGCCGATCTGCGGGTCCAGGATTGCGCTATTGACGGGGTCCATAATGTGCTCGATGAGTTAAGCGTGGCTTGATGAGAGGTCAGGCGTCGCGCTGTGCCTTGCGCGCGCCCTTGATGATGACGGTGACGGTCGCGCCGAAGACCACGGCGCCGGCGGCGAAAAAACTCAAGGCGCGGGATAACGGGTGATGGGCAACCGCGACACTGACCGGCGTGCTCCAGGGCGTGTTGCGACCGTCTACGGAGGCGCGCACCCGATAATAGCGTGTGCCGTCGCGTTGACCGCTGATGACCCGTGCGAGATCGGGCCCTTGGTATAGGCGTCGTGCGCCTGAAAACGTTTGCTCGCTGGATTCTTGAAGCTCGAATTGTGGGACCGCTGAGCCCGTCTGGGTGGGCAATTTCCAGCTGACTTGGTAATAGCCCCCCGTGGCGACTTCGGTATTACTGCTTATTTCCGGGGCGGGCAGACCTTGGGCGTGGCTGAGCGGGGACTGGGCCCACAACACTATGGCGAGCATGAGCGGGATAATGCCTAAGCCCCATTGCCTGATCCTCAATCTGTTGGGATTGAACGTCTGCTCAAGTGTCACGGTGTTTTCCTTAAGGTGTCATTACAATCTCGGCGGAAGCGTTTGTCGACGCAGCGTTTCAGTGTCTCACCCATAATTTAACTGAGCCACACACCTATGGTAGTGAAAAATATATTATGTTTTTTTACCCTAACATTGGATGGTTCACATCACAAGAAGCGGGTCTGCGCTTACGCGCCTCGCCGGTCTTGCCCGTGGAGAAGCGTGCTTGGTGCCGAGGCTCAATCTCGATTAGCGCGGTGATGGGCCGGGCGGGCACAAGAAGCGGAAAGACACCAAGTATTGGCCCCTGGCGGCTACGCGGCGGTCGCTAAGGGCAGTTCAATGAAGAATGTCGCGCCGCCTTCGGGACGGTTGTAGCAACCGAGGTTACCGGCGTGACTATGAACAATATGGCGGCTGATGCTAAGCCCCAGCCCGGTGCTGGCCGTGGCGGTTCGTTTTGACGGAGTGGCTTGCCCGAATTCGGTAAAGATGGTCTCCAACTTATCGTCGGGAACGCCCTCGCC of Candidatus Tenderia electrophaga contains these proteins:
- a CDS encoding urea transporter, which translates into the protein MDPVNSAILDPQIGWLILAIFSVVWVILGWYWGRKATELEDFMLAGRNVGMALGVATAMATWVTSNTTMAAPQLSLQLGIWGMVGYSLGSVGLMLFAPLARRIRSLLPHGYTSGDFIRLRYGKTAWRVFLVISLFYGLGWLISLGMAGGVLINALTGIPYQFGMTVILVICVAYTLLGGLRAVIGTDFIQTILILVGIVALAWLAIQHVGFDDIHSAVREERPELLNLLMPAAIMFLFNNLLFGVGEIFHSNVWWSRAFAFRKEVGFPAYLTAGVMWMPIPIVAGFVALSAPALDLNVPAADMIGPMVAAKLLGVGGAVLVFIVVFSALASSLDSLLAATTDLITQDIYRGHLRPDASDQELRKAAKVIVVLLGLSTWLICLPRLGTLAELLYFTGAFVASTIWPIVAGLYWRQTNTTGATLAMVLGTAVGLASYFLIGFYVAALIGAAVSMVVVLASTWWWPQDFDWSTLQEVNPEKTQ